One part of the Anaerolineales bacterium genome encodes these proteins:
- a CDS encoding class I mannose-6-phosphate isomerase produces MGFAYKPIPFDDLTAINTVAPIAGLKTSIDEIARTLTGELPRGLVVLDGFPSANFASLVGHLGQQIAATHVAQFYRSPEQIQALLAPYLPMDRETDPELIFGKLFDQGFEALFDLEAIENFLSGLPADKTTLLYGFGSAAPMFRTAAKAIAYIDVTPKDLGLRVFDGRYQCIGAKPGADLDSIVRQTFFIDNELAVKTRKELITSQAIDYYLLDSSLSFSMMGKAELQTVFAQLQGRPLRAKPVYVEGVWGGQFLRRYRNVPKHLVDKVAWSFELIHTEASIMVKAGEQLLDIPFLTMMDAVAESIVGKHMFKQFGGYLPIRFNYDDTWHSNGNMSIQCHPNDAMARELYGDFAAQHEGYYVVLTGHGAATYCGFKKDKDPHEFLDLARQSEKDASIVDYQKYIHGIPSSVGRQILLPAGTVHGSGRNQLVLELGTMTMSAYTYKIYDYTRMDITGKPRPLHTKLAEQALRFERDEDWVMQNIAFEPRPFAEGPGWKELLVGQYDEIYFETHRVEMETGSRYEGDNGDGFCVLTIVDGEAARIQSLEDPSKYYDAKYLDVILVPASLGRYEVLAQGKQPVVLHKAFVREDKIDG; encoded by the coding sequence ATGGGTTTCGCGTACAAACCAATTCCATTCGATGATCTAACGGCCATCAACACTGTTGCTCCCATCGCTGGGCTCAAAACCTCGATCGATGAAATTGCGCGCACCCTGACTGGCGAACTTCCCAGGGGGTTGGTGGTGCTGGATGGCTTCCCTTCGGCGAACTTTGCCAGTTTGGTAGGCCACCTGGGCCAGCAGATCGCTGCCACCCATGTAGCCCAATTCTATCGCTCCCCTGAGCAGATCCAGGCATTGCTTGCCCCGTATCTGCCGATGGATCGCGAGACGGATCCTGAACTGATCTTTGGCAAGCTGTTCGACCAGGGCTTTGAAGCTTTGTTTGACCTGGAGGCCATCGAAAACTTTTTGAGCGGTCTGCCAGCGGACAAGACCACCCTGCTGTACGGCTTTGGCAGCGCGGCGCCGATGTTCCGCACGGCGGCCAAGGCGATCGCCTATATTGATGTGACCCCGAAGGATCTGGGGCTGCGCGTGTTTGACGGGCGCTACCAGTGCATCGGTGCAAAGCCGGGTGCCGATCTGGACAGTATCGTGCGCCAGACCTTCTTTATTGACAACGAGCTGGCGGTGAAGACGCGTAAGGAATTGATCACCAGCCAAGCGATCGATTATTACCTGTTGGACTCCAGCCTGTCGTTCAGCATGATGGGCAAGGCGGAGTTGCAAACGGTGTTTGCGCAACTGCAGGGCCGCCCGCTGCGCGCCAAGCCTGTGTATGTGGAAGGCGTGTGGGGCGGTCAGTTCCTTCGGCGTTATCGCAATGTGCCCAAGCATCTGGTGGACAAGGTGGCCTGGTCGTTCGAGCTAATTCATACCGAGGCCAGCATCATGGTCAAGGCCGGCGAGCAGTTGTTGGATATTCCTTTCCTGACGATGATGGATGCGGTGGCCGAGAGCATTGTGGGTAAGCACATGTTCAAGCAATTTGGCGGTTACCTGCCGATCCGCTTCAACTATGACGATACCTGGCACAGCAACGGCAACATGTCGATCCAGTGCCATCCGAACGATGCAATGGCGCGCGAGCTATATGGCGATTTTGCCGCCCAGCATGAGGGCTACTACGTAGTGCTGACCGGGCACGGTGCGGCGACCTATTGCGGCTTCAAGAAGGACAAGGACCCGCACGAGTTCCTTGACCTGGCGCGCCAGTCTGAGAAGGACGCCTCGATCGTGGACTATCAAAAGTACATTCATGGCATCCCCTCCAGCGTGGGGCGGCAGATCCTGCTACCAGCTGGCACGGTGCACGGCTCCGGGCGCAACCAACTGGTGCTGGAGCTAGGTACCATGACGATGAGCGCTTATACCTACAAGATCTACGACTACACCCGCATGGACATCACCGGTAAGCCGCGCCCGTTGCACACCAAGCTGGCCGAGCAGGCGCTGCGCTTTGAGCGCGATGAAGACTGGGTGATGCAGAACATCGCCTTTGAGCCGCGCCCGTTTGCCGAAGGGCCGGGCTGGAAAGAGCTATTGGTGGGGCAGTATGACGAGATCTACTTTGAGACCCACCGGGTAGAAATGGAAACCGGCAGCCGCTACGAAGGGGATAACGGTGACGGCTTTTGCGTGCTGACCATTGTGGATGGCGAAGCCGCCCGCATTCAATCCCTTGAGGACCCCAGCAAGTATTACGACGCCAAGTATCTTGACGTCATTCTGGTGCCGGCCAGCCTGGGGCGCTACGAGGTGCTGGCGCAAGGCAAGCAGCCGGTGGTGCTGCACAAGGCATTTGTACGAGAGGACAAGATCGATGGCTGA
- a CDS encoding NAD-binding protein: MANKPTLGFIGLGLMGKPMAAHLLKAGFPLWVHNRSQAAVDELVAQGAHKAASVAEVAQHASIILTCLPDSPDVEAAVLGPAGILEGAQPGLIVIDHSTIKPATARHLAAALAERGMHFLDAPVSGGQVGAQNGTLTTMVGGDAAALETARPALEAFSKAITHIGGPGAGQVAKCCNQMMVAAQMAAMAELLILARKADVDPQKVVAAIRGGAAQCWALDNKPQLLFEGNRQPGFKAYMQVKDMGIVMDTARELGMPLPATAANTQLFNAMMALGMQDLDNSAIVGVMEQLAGVELLD; this comes from the coding sequence ATGGCAAACAAACCCACCCTCGGCTTCATCGGCCTCGGCCTCATGGGCAAACCCATGGCCGCCCACCTGCTGAAAGCCGGTTTCCCCCTCTGGGTGCACAACCGCAGCCAGGCCGCCGTGGACGAGCTCGTCGCCCAGGGCGCCCACAAGGCGGCTTCCGTCGCAGAAGTGGCCCAGCACGCCAGCATCATCCTCACCTGCCTGCCCGACTCGCCTGATGTCGAGGCCGCCGTGCTCGGCCCGGCTGGCATCCTCGAAGGCGCCCAGCCCGGCCTCATCGTCATCGATCATTCCACCATCAAGCCAGCCACCGCCCGCCACCTGGCCGCGGCCCTCGCCGAGCGCGGCATGCACTTCCTCGATGCGCCGGTCAGCGGCGGCCAGGTGGGCGCCCAGAACGGCACCCTCACCACCATGGTCGGCGGCGATGCTGCCGCCCTGGAAACGGCCCGCCCGGCCCTCGAAGCCTTCAGCAAAGCCATCACCCACATCGGCGGCCCGGGCGCCGGCCAGGTGGCCAAGTGCTGCAACCAGATGATGGTTGCAGCCCAGATGGCCGCCATGGCCGAGCTGCTCATCCTGGCCCGCAAAGCCGACGTCGACCCGCAGAAGGTCGTCGCCGCCATCCGCGGCGGCGCGGCGCAATGCTGGGCACTGGACAATAAGCCCCAGCTGCTTTTCGAGGGCAACCGCCAGCCCGGCTTCAAAGCCTATATGCAGGTCAAGGACATGGGCATCGTGATGGACACCGCCCGCGAACTTGGCATGCCACTGCCGGCCACCGCCGCCAACACACAACTCTTCAACGCCATGATGGCGCTCGGCATGCAAGACCTTGACAACTCCGCCATTGTAGGCGTGATGGAGCAGTTGGCGGGCGTAGAGTTGTTGGATTAA
- a CDS encoding DUF2075 domain-containing protein: MTKTYAYPRAYYAASIQDFLLQSRDEVLGVIHSNDISAETRIQQKNAWKAEVSILKDQLSELSDGRVIFEYTIPRMGKRVDSIILYKNIVFLLEFKNGDTEYLASTYDQVYDYALDLRNFQKESHDKLLVPVMVSTHAPNYKNVLHEHYRILEPIRCNATNIGAIIRLVAEQFNEPNFDYIEWQNSEYLPTPTIIEAAQALYRGHNVHDITRSDAGAENLTITTAEINKIIEYSKAKNRKSICFLTGVPGAGKTLVGLNIAIQRSNANQGEHAVFLSGNFPLVTVLQEALARDKVEQSRVHDDRTSKKEALRSTTAFIQIIHKYRDSFVGNENSPPERVAIFDEAQRAWTHEMIRRFMHTKKGVPDFQYSEPEFLISTMDRHKDWAVVICLVGGGQEINTGEAGLPEWFNSLRRSFADWDVYVPPQLSDNEYRRGSSWSNMISGLRIFEREKLHLATSIRSFRTPDLAAFVKAILDADTDTAKRLQQSIKDKYPIVITRDLELAKKWVREQCQGTTRYGLLASSGALRLKPEGIFVKNDISVANWFLNGKDDVRSSYALEDVVTEFDIQGLELDFAIVGWDADFRFSDGEWVYKSFIGNRWNSISSEERRIYLKNTYRVLLTRRSSRYGNLRPFWH, from the coding sequence ATGACAAAGACTTATGCGTACCCAAGGGCATACTACGCCGCTTCCATCCAAGATTTCCTACTGCAATCAAGAGATGAAGTCCTTGGCGTCATACATTCGAATGACATCTCGGCAGAGACAAGGATCCAACAAAAAAATGCGTGGAAGGCAGAAGTTAGTATTCTAAAAGATCAGCTATCTGAGCTTTCGGATGGTAGGGTAATTTTTGAATACACAATTCCACGGATGGGAAAGCGCGTCGACTCAATCATTCTCTACAAAAATATTGTATTTCTACTGGAATTCAAGAACGGAGACACAGAGTACCTGGCATCTACATACGATCAAGTTTACGACTACGCATTAGATCTCCGCAACTTCCAAAAAGAAAGCCACGACAAATTGTTGGTGCCTGTTATGGTCTCAACCCATGCACCCAACTACAAGAATGTTTTGCACGAACATTACCGCATTTTGGAACCTATTCGCTGCAACGCAACCAATATCGGCGCAATAATTAGGCTTGTTGCCGAACAGTTCAATGAGCCCAATTTTGATTACATTGAGTGGCAAAATTCAGAATATCTACCTACACCAACAATTATAGAAGCCGCCCAGGCACTATATCGTGGGCATAATGTCCATGACATTACGCGTAGTGATGCGGGTGCCGAAAATCTGACAATTACCACTGCTGAGATCAACAAGATCATCGAATACAGCAAGGCAAAAAACCGAAAGTCAATTTGCTTCCTGACTGGTGTGCCCGGTGCAGGCAAAACACTGGTTGGACTGAACATTGCTATTCAAAGGTCCAATGCCAACCAGGGCGAGCACGCCGTATTTTTATCTGGCAATTTTCCACTGGTTACAGTGTTACAAGAAGCTCTTGCCCGAGACAAGGTAGAGCAATCTCGCGTGCATGACGACCGAACTAGCAAAAAGGAAGCTTTGCGCAGCACCACCGCATTTATTCAGATTATTCATAAGTACAGAGACTCTTTTGTAGGTAACGAAAACTCGCCGCCTGAGCGCGTAGCCATTTTCGATGAGGCGCAGCGCGCTTGGACCCATGAAATGATTAGACGGTTCATGCATACCAAGAAAGGAGTTCCTGATTTCCAATACAGTGAACCAGAATTTTTGATAAGCACGATGGACAGGCATAAAGATTGGGCCGTCGTCATATGTCTGGTTGGAGGCGGGCAAGAGATCAATACAGGCGAAGCCGGTCTACCGGAGTGGTTTAACTCACTGCGAAGGTCTTTTGCCGACTGGGATGTATATGTGCCTCCGCAGTTAAGTGATAACGAATATCGCCGCGGTAGCAGCTGGAGCAACATGATTTCTGGCCTTAGGATTTTCGAGCGCGAAAAACTGCATCTCGCTACTTCTATACGGTCGTTCCGCACTCCAGATCTAGCAGCATTTGTAAAAGCAATTTTGGATGCAGATACAGACACGGCAAAGCGCTTACAGCAGTCCATCAAAGACAAATATCCGATTGTGATTACGCGTGATTTAGAATTGGCGAAGAAATGGGTACGGGAACAATGTCAGGGCACCACCCGCTACGGCCTACTGGCAAGTAGCGGCGCACTACGCCTAAAGCCGGAAGGTATCTTTGTAAAAAATGATATTTCCGTCGCCAACTGGTTCTTAAACGGGAAAGATGACGTTCGGTCCAGTTATGCGCTGGAGGATGTGGTCACAGAGTTCGACATTCAAGGTTTAGAGCTGGATTTTGCCATTGTTGGTTGGGATGCAGATTTTCGCTTTTCAGATGGGGAATGGGTATACAAAAGTTTTATTGGAAACCGCTGGAACAGCATTTCGTCTGAGGAGCGGCGTATATACCTAAAAAACACTTATCGAGTGCTTCTAACTCGCCGCTCGTCAAGGTATGGCAATCTTCGTCCCTTCTGGCATTGA
- the era gene encoding GTPase Era: protein MRLMTFKAGYVTVLGRPNVGKSTLMNALLGQKVAAVSPKPQTTRRNQLGILTTETAQIVFVDTPGVHERRSKLGDFMNADAMFAADDGDVLLFLVDASVSPTEEDRALAGRLAVRQRQRPLLLALNKVDLLAGDERDGRREQYGALVEATKIVELSAVKREGLAELLQTLEGLLPEGEAFFPPDQVTDFWERQIAADLIREAALQHLREEVPHGIAVRIDEFLERGESGAKIDATIFVERDSHKGIVVGEGGRMIKKIGQSAREEIERMSERKIFLELRVKVNEGWRDDEGQLERLGYARRKD, encoded by the coding sequence ATGAGGTTGATGACATTTAAAGCAGGTTATGTAACCGTACTTGGCCGCCCCAATGTGGGTAAATCCACATTAATGAATGCCCTGTTGGGGCAGAAGGTGGCGGCTGTCTCCCCCAAGCCACAGACCACGCGGCGCAACCAGCTGGGCATCCTGACCACGGAGACGGCCCAGATCGTTTTTGTCGACACGCCGGGCGTGCATGAGCGCCGCAGCAAGCTGGGCGATTTTATGAACGCGGATGCCATGTTTGCCGCCGATGACGGCGATGTGCTGTTGTTCCTGGTTGACGCCTCGGTTTCGCCGACGGAAGAGGACCGCGCCCTGGCTGGGCGGCTGGCCGTCCGCCAGCGCCAGCGACCCCTGCTGCTGGCGCTCAACAAGGTGGACCTGCTGGCCGGCGATGAGCGCGACGGCCGACGCGAGCAGTATGGCGCCCTGGTGGAGGCTACCAAGATCGTGGAGCTTTCAGCAGTAAAACGCGAGGGCCTGGCTGAGTTGTTGCAAACGCTGGAGGGGCTGCTGCCGGAGGGCGAGGCGTTCTTCCCGCCGGACCAGGTGACCGATTTCTGGGAGCGCCAGATCGCCGCCGACCTGATCCGTGAGGCGGCTTTGCAGCACCTGCGCGAGGAAGTGCCGCATGGAATAGCGGTGCGTATTGATGAATTTCTCGAGCGTGGCGAGAGCGGCGCCAAGATCGACGCCACGATCTTTGTCGAGCGCGACTCGCACAAGGGGATCGTAGTGGGCGAGGGCGGACGCATGATCAAGAAGATCGGCCAGAGCGCACGGGAGGAAATTGAGCGCATGAGCGAGCGCAAGATATTTTTGGAATTGCGCGTCAAGGTTAATGAAGGCTGGCGCGACGACGAAGGCCAGCTGGAGCGCCTGGGCTATGCGCGGAGGAAAGACTGA
- the rpsT gene encoding 30S ribosomal protein S20, which yields MANIKSAIKRNRQNEKRRQQNRIYRGSANTFVRKANVALAAGDVEQAKEATKAAATALDKAAKKKIIHANNAARRKGALMSKLHALEAGKK from the coding sequence TTGGCAAACATTAAATCTGCCATCAAGCGCAATCGGCAGAACGAAAAGCGCCGCCAGCAAAACCGCATCTACCGCGGCAGCGCCAACACCTTTGTACGCAAGGCCAATGTCGCCCTCGCCGCCGGCGATGTCGAGCAGGCCAAGGAAGCCACCAAGGCGGCCGCTACGGCGCTGGACAAGGCCGCCAAGAAGAAGATCATTCACGCCAATAACGCCGCCCGCCGCAAGGGCGCACTGATGAGCAAGCTCCACGCGCTCGAAGCCGGCAAGAAGTAG
- a CDS encoding AAA-associated domain-containing protein, with product MEKPILASLSGVSQIYGSAERSFTAIEDVAMDVREGELVALLGPSGCGKSTLLRIITGLQKPSRGQVMYRGLPLHGVNPHATIVFQTFALFPWLRVQENVEMPLKAKGRPADQRRQLALEAIDRVGLDGFESAYPRELSGGMRQKVGFARALVTEPELLCLDEPFSALDVLSAEALRGELLELWLEGNLPTKAILLVSHNIEEVVALADRVLVMEKNPGRIVAEMRIDLLHPRQRKSTAFQVEVDRLYALLAGHTQPEWMELGTAPGQTGHTPALPEISISDLAGLLEHLNAAPGDREDIYRLAEDLGLDSDHLLRLVQATELLSLATISEGDIALTSLGETFADAGIQARKEIFASRLRRLPVFQWLLALLGAAEGQKLQAKVVQTALELEFSAPEAAKQIGIIVKWGRYAELLAYDHNDERLYLELEQPAPKSE from the coding sequence ATGGAAAAACCAATTCTCGCAAGCCTGAGTGGCGTTTCACAGATCTATGGAAGTGCCGAACGCTCATTCACGGCTATTGAAGATGTTGCTATGGATGTTCGTGAAGGTGAGCTCGTCGCATTGTTGGGTCCCTCTGGTTGTGGAAAGAGCACCTTGTTACGAATTATCACGGGACTCCAAAAACCCAGCCGGGGGCAGGTTATGTATCGAGGTTTGCCATTGCACGGCGTGAATCCACACGCCACCATTGTGTTTCAAACCTTTGCCCTGTTTCCCTGGTTGCGGGTGCAGGAAAACGTCGAGATGCCGTTGAAGGCCAAGGGGAGGCCAGCAGATCAGCGGCGTCAATTAGCCCTGGAGGCTATCGATCGAGTAGGCCTGGATGGCTTCGAGAGTGCTTATCCCCGTGAGTTATCCGGTGGAATGAGGCAGAAGGTTGGCTTTGCTCGTGCGCTGGTCACCGAGCCCGAGCTGCTCTGCTTGGATGAGCCCTTCTCCGCCCTGGATGTGCTTAGCGCTGAGGCTTTGCGAGGCGAGTTGCTGGAGTTGTGGCTCGAAGGCAATTTGCCTACCAAAGCCATCTTGTTAGTCAGTCACAATATCGAAGAAGTCGTGGCGCTGGCAGACCGCGTGCTAGTAATGGAGAAGAACCCCGGGCGGATCGTGGCGGAAATGCGCATTGACCTACTGCATCCGCGGCAACGCAAGTCTACTGCCTTCCAGGTCGAGGTGGATAGGCTTTATGCCCTCTTGGCTGGCCACACTCAACCCGAATGGATGGAACTAGGTACTGCCCCCGGGCAAACGGGTCACACGCCAGCCTTGCCTGAGATCAGCATCAGTGACTTGGCTGGTCTTCTTGAACACCTTAATGCCGCACCAGGGGACCGCGAGGATATCTATCGCCTTGCCGAAGATCTTGGCTTGGACTCCGATCACTTACTACGTCTGGTTCAGGCAACTGAACTGCTCAGCTTGGCGACTATCTCAGAGGGCGACATTGCCCTGACCAGTTTAGGCGAAACTTTTGCGGATGCCGGCATTCAGGCGCGGAAGGAGATCTTTGCCTCGCGTTTGCGACGGTTGCCAGTTTTTCAATGGCTTTTAGCTTTGCTTGGCGCGGCTGAGGGGCAGAAGCTGCAGGCGAAGGTGGTGCAAACCGCATTGGAGCTTGAATTCTCGGCTCCAGAGGCTGCCAAACAGATTGGGATTATTGTGAAGTGGGGGCGATACGCAGAGTTGCTAGCTTATGACCACAACGATGAGCGGCTTTACCTCGAGTTGGAGCAGCCGGCACCTAAAAGCGAATAA
- a CDS encoding ABC transporter permease subunit, which yields MGVSRYFRVEGPRRRGLTAGDLLVLTGVAGVLYIGLRLAFNAPEEVSGPTISLQPSALPWYAFLSIGRMIAAYALSLVFSLIYGRVAANSRVAERVMLPLLDVLQSVPILSFLPVVLLGLSAVLPTAWAAELASVVLIFTSQVWNMTFAWYQSLTTLPGELQEASSIFRLNSWLRFRFLELPFAAIPLAWNSLMSWAGGWFFLMAAEMFTVGQRDFRLAGLGAYLQEAANQNDLSAILFGLGALVLVIVILDQFVWRPLLNWTNRFKLGMAQTEEENRSWFLQFMRGSNLFAWLKSLWLAGPENAIDRWMEGRAEESSKRTEVVRKSLGWRLLKFGMVVFFAILTYFMTASLIAVPFEDWRLILIGLGATLLRVSVALVLALLWTVPVGVAIATNRRLSAFFQPLAQIMASVPSTALFPVFVLFIIGMPGGLNLAAVLLMLTGSQWYLLFNVIAGANAIPEDLRYTATLLNLSRSERWRTLILPALFPYLVTGAITASGGAWNASIVAEYIEFGGETLSTTGIGSIIAQATADGRYPQLIAATMAMVVSVVLINRIFWRRLYTASEEIYRME from the coding sequence ATGGGGGTCAGCCGTTACTTTCGAGTTGAGGGGCCGCGCCGCCGTGGCCTTACCGCGGGAGATCTCCTTGTGCTGACGGGCGTGGCAGGCGTCCTTTACATCGGTTTGCGCCTGGCATTTAATGCGCCTGAAGAAGTCAGCGGCCCAACCATTTCCCTGCAGCCCTCGGCACTTCCCTGGTATGCATTTCTTTCTATCGGGCGTATGATCGCTGCCTACGCCTTATCATTGGTGTTTAGCTTGATTTATGGCCGAGTTGCTGCAAACAGCCGAGTTGCAGAGCGCGTCATGCTGCCGCTGCTAGACGTACTTCAAAGCGTACCCATCCTTTCTTTCTTGCCGGTTGTTCTTCTAGGTCTGAGCGCAGTTCTACCAACTGCTTGGGCTGCTGAGCTGGCTTCGGTAGTTCTAATCTTTACCAGCCAGGTGTGGAACATGACCTTTGCCTGGTATCAGTCCCTTACAACCCTTCCGGGGGAACTGCAAGAAGCCAGTTCAATTTTCCGCCTCAATAGCTGGTTGCGTTTCCGTTTTCTGGAGCTACCCTTTGCAGCTATTCCGCTGGCATGGAACAGCTTAATGAGTTGGGCCGGTGGCTGGTTCTTCCTAATGGCTGCCGAAATGTTCACCGTTGGGCAGCGAGATTTCCGCTTGGCCGGACTGGGGGCGTACTTGCAGGAAGCCGCCAACCAGAACGATTTGTCTGCGATACTCTTTGGCTTAGGTGCGCTGGTGCTAGTCATTGTGATACTTGACCAATTTGTGTGGCGACCATTGCTTAATTGGACCAACCGCTTCAAACTTGGGATGGCCCAAACAGAAGAAGAGAATCGTTCCTGGTTTCTACAGTTTATGCGAGGGTCAAACTTGTTTGCATGGCTGAAGTCCCTTTGGCTGGCAGGACCCGAAAATGCCATTGACCGCTGGATGGAGGGACGAGCGGAGGAATCTTCCAAAAGGACAGAGGTGGTAAGAAAATCTTTGGGATGGCGGCTGCTAAAGTTCGGTATGGTTGTTTTCTTTGCGATTTTGACGTACTTCATGACTGCCTCTTTGATTGCAGTACCGTTTGAGGATTGGCGGTTAATCCTGATTGGGCTAGGGGCAACCCTGTTGAGGGTTAGTGTGGCCTTGGTTCTTGCTTTGCTCTGGACGGTCCCAGTTGGGGTGGCCATCGCTACCAATCGCCGCTTATCTGCATTCTTTCAGCCATTGGCGCAAATCATGGCATCCGTTCCTTCCACTGCCCTTTTTCCTGTCTTCGTTCTCTTTATCATCGGTATGCCGGGCGGTTTGAATCTGGCCGCGGTGTTGCTCATGCTCACTGGATCGCAGTGGTACCTGCTTTTCAACGTAATCGCGGGCGCCAATGCCATTCCTGAAGACTTGCGGTACACGGCAACCCTTTTGAATCTCTCTCGTAGTGAGCGCTGGCGTACGCTAATCTTGCCTGCGCTGTTTCCATACTTAGTCACTGGGGCAATCACAGCCAGCGGCGGAGCATGGAATGCAAGTATTGTTGCTGAATACATCGAATTCGGCGGTGAGACGCTCTCCACAACTGGAATCGGATCCATCATTGCGCAGGCCACTGCGGATGGCCGCTATCCCCAATTGATAGCTGCGACTATGGCCATGGTCGTCTCCGTGGTGCTGATCAACCGTATATTTTGGCGCCGCTTATATACCGCCTCCGAAGAAATCTATCGCATGGAGTAA
- a CDS encoding universal stress protein: MYKKILVPLDGSETAELALEHAIALARAMSAEIILLHVIDFASDLFIPKVGKMRTMEEWSLYRLRIEQAEEEITRYLGAKANEISQLRVLVSASVVKGYVVDSIINQARVTRTDLIVIASHGRSNLKRVFYGSVCSAILQKVDRPLLVVRDAPHVEG; this comes from the coding sequence ATGTACAAGAAGATTCTTGTGCCGCTAGACGGCTCCGAAACCGCAGAATTGGCCTTGGAACATGCCATCGCGTTGGCCAGGGCCATGAGTGCAGAGATCATACTGTTGCATGTAATCGACTTTGCCTCGGATTTGTTCATCCCCAAGGTGGGGAAGATGCGCACCATGGAAGAGTGGAGCCTCTATCGTTTGCGCATTGAGCAGGCTGAAGAGGAGATTACAAGATATCTAGGCGCTAAGGCCAATGAAATCTCTCAGCTTCGAGTATTAGTCAGCGCCAGTGTGGTGAAAGGGTACGTGGTCGATTCGATAATCAACCAAGCCCGCGTTACGCGCACCGATCTAATTGTGATCGCTAGCCATGGGCGTAGCAACCTGAAGCGAGTTTTCTACGGCTCGGTGTGCAGCGCCATTCTGCAGAAGGTAGATCGACCCTTGCTTGTCGTCCGTGACGCGCCCCATGTGGAAGGTTAA